One window from the genome of Pararhizobium gei encodes:
- the mfd gene encoding transcription-repair coupling factor, producing the protein MISGFDVNKVSRATRELTIGPVPAGVEPLILAELARSTGPVAYILSDGQRIADIEQMLGFAAPDIPVLTLPGWDCLPYDRVSPSADTSARRLATLGGLIAHAKKPHPAIVLVTVNAALQRSAPREIIESLAFSARPGSTIRMDDIASRLALNGFERVATVREVGEFAVRGGILDVFVPGSGEPVRLDFFGDTLESIRNFDPASQRTTGQARSLDLSPMSEVSLTPETISHFRTQYLSMFGAATRDDALYQAVSEGRRYAGMEHWLPLFYDRLDTVFDYLSGFRIVTDHVVREAAAERAKLIQDYYEARQSSAMPAKAQLSQGTPYKPVPPNQLYLDTDAFNAVLASRNAVRLSPFSEHEGEARQVVTIDARLGVRWAKNATESTSNAERVNVFDQAVKYIADRRSKGAKVLISAWSEGSLDRLLQVMAEHGLGNIKPVDRLSEVAGLKPGEAASAVLSLESGFETGNLVVIGEQDILGDRMVRRSKRRKRGADFIAEVAGLDEGSIVVHAEHGIGRFVGLRTIEAAGAPHACLELVYAGDAKLFLPVENIDLLSRYGAEGSDAVLDKLGGVAWQARKAKLKKRLLDMAGGLIRIAAERLTRHAPVLSTPDGLYDEFAARFPYDETEDQMTSIEAVRDDLGAGRPMDRLVCGDVGFGKTEVALRAAFIAAMNGVQVAVVVPTTLLARQHFKSFSERFRGLPIRIAQASRLVGSKELALTKKEVAEGKTDIVVGTHALLGTTINFANLGLLIIDEEQHFGVKHKERLKELKSDVHVLTLSATPIPRTLQLALTGVRELSLITTPPVDRMAVRTFISPFDALVIRETLMREHYRGGQSFYVCPRLSDLSDIHDFLKSDVPELKVAVAHGQMPATELEDIMNAFYEGRYDVLLSTTIVESGLDVPTANTLIVHRADMFGLAQLYQLRGRVGRSKVRAFALFTLPVNRKLTGQAERRLKVLQSLDTLGAGFQLASHDLDIRGAGNLLGDEQSGHIKEVGFELYQQMLEEAVAELKGEEEIIDTGWSPQISVGTPVMIPDDYVPDLHLRLGLYRRLGEITELPDIDAFGAELIDRFGPLPLEVQHLLKIVYIKSLCRIANVEKLDAGPKGVVVQFRNREFPNPGALVGYIAKQGTMAKIRADHSIFFQRDLPVPEKRLAGAAILMTQLAELAKAT; encoded by the coding sequence ATGATTTCCGGATTTGACGTCAACAAGGTGTCGCGGGCGACGCGCGAACTCACCATCGGGCCGGTGCCTGCCGGCGTCGAGCCACTGATTCTCGCGGAGCTTGCGCGGTCCACCGGACCCGTCGCCTATATCCTGTCCGATGGTCAGCGCATCGCCGATATCGAGCAGATGCTCGGTTTCGCGGCTCCCGACATTCCCGTCCTGACTTTGCCCGGCTGGGACTGCCTGCCCTATGACCGGGTCTCGCCGAGCGCCGATACCTCGGCACGCCGGCTTGCGACGCTGGGCGGGTTGATCGCCCATGCCAAGAAACCGCACCCCGCGATTGTGCTGGTCACCGTCAATGCGGCCCTGCAGAGAAGCGCTCCGCGGGAGATCATCGAAAGCCTTGCCTTCTCGGCGAGGCCCGGCAGCACGATCCGCATGGACGATATCGCATCGCGGCTGGCTCTCAACGGGTTCGAGCGTGTTGCGACCGTCCGCGAGGTCGGTGAATTTGCGGTGCGTGGCGGCATTCTCGATGTCTTCGTTCCCGGCAGCGGCGAGCCGGTCAGGCTCGATTTCTTCGGGGATACGCTGGAATCGATCCGCAACTTCGATCCGGCAAGTCAGCGCACGACCGGGCAGGCGCGCTCGCTCGATCTCAGCCCGATGAGCGAGGTGTCGCTGACACCGGAAACGATCAGCCATTTCCGCACGCAATATCTGTCGATGTTCGGAGCAGCGACACGCGACGACGCGCTCTATCAGGCGGTATCCGAGGGACGGCGCTACGCCGGCATGGAACATTGGCTGCCGCTGTTCTACGACCGGCTCGACACGGTGTTCGACTATCTCTCCGGCTTCAGGATTGTCACCGATCACGTCGTTCGAGAGGCGGCCGCGGAGCGGGCCAAGCTTATCCAGGATTACTACGAGGCCCGCCAGTCCTCCGCGATGCCGGCAAAGGCGCAGTTGTCGCAAGGGACGCCTTACAAGCCCGTTCCCCCGAACCAGCTCTACCTCGATACGGATGCCTTCAATGCGGTCCTTGCATCGCGCAACGCTGTCCGGCTCTCGCCCTTCAGCGAGCATGAGGGCGAAGCGCGGCAGGTAGTCACGATCGACGCGCGGCTGGGGGTTCGGTGGGCGAAAAACGCGACCGAAAGCACCAGTAACGCCGAACGTGTCAACGTCTTCGACCAGGCCGTGAAATATATTGCAGACCGGCGCTCAAAGGGCGCCAAGGTTTTGATCTCCGCCTGGTCGGAAGGATCGCTCGATCGCCTCCTGCAGGTGATGGCCGAACATGGACTGGGCAACATCAAGCCGGTCGACAGGCTGTCCGAGGTCGCCGGGTTAAAGCCCGGTGAGGCGGCATCGGCCGTACTCAGCCTCGAGAGCGGCTTCGAGACGGGCAATCTCGTCGTCATCGGCGAGCAGGACATTCTCGGCGACCGCATGGTGCGCCGATCCAAGCGCCGGAAGCGCGGGGCGGATTTCATCGCCGAGGTCGCGGGTCTCGACGAAGGCAGTATCGTCGTCCATGCCGAGCACGGCATCGGCCGCTTCGTCGGCCTGCGCACGATCGAGGCGGCGGGTGCGCCGCATGCCTGCCTCGAACTCGTCTATGCCGGCGATGCCAAGCTTTTCCTGCCGGTGGAAAACATCGATCTTCTGTCGCGCTACGGCGCGGAGGGCAGCGATGCCGTTCTCGACAAGCTGGGCGGCGTTGCCTGGCAGGCGCGCAAGGCGAAGCTGAAGAAGCGCCTTCTCGACATGGCCGGAGGGCTGATCCGCATCGCCGCCGAACGGCTGACGCGCCATGCGCCGGTGCTATCGACGCCGGACGGGCTTTACGACGAGTTTGCGGCGCGTTTCCCCTACGATGAAACCGAAGACCAGATGACCTCGATCGAGGCCGTCCGCGACGATCTTGGCGCCGGTCGTCCGATGGATCGGCTGGTCTGTGGCGACGTCGGCTTCGGCAAGACCGAAGTTGCCTTGCGCGCGGCCTTCATCGCCGCGATGAACGGGGTGCAGGTGGCGGTCGTCGTGCCCACGACCCTGCTTGCCCGCCAGCATTTCAAATCCTTCTCCGAACGGTTTCGCGGCCTTCCCATCCGGATCGCCCAGGCGTCGCGTCTGGTCGGCTCGAAGGAACTGGCGCTGACGAAGAAGGAAGTGGCCGAAGGCAAGACCGACATCGTCGTCGGAACCCATGCGCTGCTCGGCACAACGATCAACTTCGCCAATCTCGGCCTGCTGATCATCGACGAGGAGCAGCATTTCGGCGTCAAGCACAAGGAACGGCTGAAGGAGCTTAAATCGGACGTGCACGTCCTGACGCTCTCGGCCACGCCTATCCCCAGAACATTACAACTGGCCCTGACCGGGGTGCGGGAACTCTCGTTGATCACCACGCCGCCGGTCGATCGCATGGCGGTGCGCACCTTCATCTCGCCGTTCGACGCTCTGGTTATCCGCGAGACGCTGATGCGTGAGCATTATCGCGGTGGCCAGAGCTTTTACGTCTGCCCGCGCCTCAGCGATCTGTCGGATATTCATGACTTCCTGAAATCTGACGTTCCCGAGCTGAAGGTCGCCGTTGCCCATGGCCAGATGCCAGCGACCGAGCTGGAAGATATCATGAACGCCTTCTATGAGGGCCGCTATGACGTCCTCCTGTCGACGACCATCGTTGAATCCGGGCTGGATGTGCCGACGGCCAACACGCTGATTGTCCACCGCGCCGACATGTTCGGCCTTGCCCAGCTTTACCAGTTGAGAGGGCGCGTGGGTCGCTCCAAGGTTCGCGCTTTCGCGCTGTTCACGCTGCCGGTCAACCGCAAGCTGACCGGCCAGGCCGAGCGGCGCCTGAAGGTGCTGCAGTCCCTCGACACGCTCGGCGCGGGCTTCCAGCTGGCAAGCCATGACCTCGATATCCGCGGCGCCGGCAACCTGCTGGGGGACGAGCAATCCGGCCATATCAAGGAGGTGGGCTTCGAACTGTATCAGCAGATGCTGGAAGAGGCCGTCGCCGAGCTGAAGGGCGAGGAAGAAATCATCGACACGGGCTGGTCGCCGCAGATCTCGGTGGGCACGCCGGTGATGATCCCGGACGACTATGTGCCGGATCTGCATCTGCGCCTTGGCCTTTATCGCCGCCTTGGCGAAATCACCGAACTGCCAGACATCGATGCGTTCGGTGCGGAACTCATTGATCGTTTCGGGCCGTTGCCGCTGGAGGTCCAGCATCTCCTGAAGATCGTCTATATAAAATCGCTCTGCAGGATAGCCAATGTAGAGAAGCTCGACGCCGGTCCGAAGGGTGTCGTCGTGCAGTTCCGCAACCGTGAATTTCCGAACCCAGGAGCGCTCGTCGGCTATATAGCCAAACAGGGCACCATGGCGAAGATCCGCGCCGATCACAGCATCTTTTTCCAACGCGACCTGCCCGTTCCGGAGAAACGACTGGCAGGGGCCGCGATCCTGATGACCCAGCTTGCGGAGCTGGCGAAGGCCACCTGA
- a CDS encoding succinate dehydrogenase assembly factor 2, with translation MTGITRTSADLDPRRRRILFRAWHRGIREMDLVFGQFADHELAGLDDGDLDELETIMAEEDNDLVQWILGSRPVPDRYQTDLFARIASYRPDFDPASAVGTEVQS, from the coding sequence ATGACAGGCATCACCCGCACCAGCGCCGATCTCGATCCGCGCCGCCGGCGCATTCTTTTTCGCGCCTGGCATCGCGGCATTCGGGAGATGGACCTGGTTTTCGGCCAGTTCGCCGATCACGAACTCGCCGGTCTCGACGATGGGGATCTCGATGAGCTCGAGACGATCATGGCCGAGGAGGACAATGATCTGGTGCAATGGATTCTCGGCTCGCGGCCCGTGCCGGACCGATATCAGACAGATCTCTTTGCGCGGATTGCCTCCTATCGCCCGGACTTCGATCCGGCTTCAGCCGTCGGGACAGAAGTACAGTCATGA
- the recG gene encoding ATP-dependent DNA helicase RecG: protein MRPAILDPLFAPLNTLSGIGPKAGDLYARLFGRESIDDCRVIDLVFHAPHSLIDRRHQPGIARAPQGSIVTITGRVDRHQPAPPRTSQPYRVFLHDDTGELALTFFRVKGNWLEKALPVNDTVTVSGKVDWFNGRPSMVHPDYMVRAAEAENLPLVEPVYPLTAGLSARILRKSIEAALPRLPDFPEWIDEALMLKQGFASARDCFLALHEPRDEMDIDSQAPSRRRLAYDEFLAGQLSLSLVRQRLRKVAGIPVHATGRLSGPVLDGLPFSLTQSQTTAIADVLKDMAGEERMLRLLQGDVGSGKTAVALMTMLAAVEAGGQAVLMAPTEILARQHFATLSRMAAPAGVTIDVLTGRTKGREREAILERIASGETRIVIGTHALFQDTVMYSNLLLAVVDEQHRFGVHQRLRLTAKGISPHMLVMTATPIPRTLVLAAFGDMDVSKLTEKPAGRKPIQTVTVPTERTGDIVERLHGALAEGKKAYWICPLVEESESSDLMSADERYQTLKSRLGDRVGLVHGRMNGAEKDAVMLAFKAGDIRLLVATTVVEVGVDVPDATIMVIEHAERFGLAQLHQLRGRVGRGEEASTCILLYKGPLSENGRARLSILRETEDGFLIAEEDLKLRGEGELLGTRQSGTPGFRIASLEAHADLLEIARKDAAYIIERDPELTSERGTALRTLLYLYRRDEAIRFLRAG from the coding sequence ATGCGCCCAGCCATACTCGATCCCCTTTTCGCTCCCCTGAACACGCTCAGCGGCATCGGCCCGAAGGCGGGCGATCTGTATGCTCGCCTGTTCGGGCGCGAAAGCATCGACGATTGCCGGGTGATCGACCTTGTCTTCCATGCGCCGCACTCGCTGATCGACCGGCGCCACCAGCCGGGCATCGCACGGGCGCCGCAGGGTTCCATCGTGACGATCACCGGCCGGGTGGACCGGCACCAGCCGGCACCGCCGCGAACCAGCCAGCCCTACCGGGTGTTTCTGCATGACGATACCGGAGAACTGGCGCTGACTTTCTTTCGCGTCAAGGGAAACTGGCTGGAAAAAGCTCTGCCGGTGAACGACACCGTAACGGTAAGCGGCAAGGTCGATTGGTTCAACGGCCGGCCCTCCATGGTGCATCCCGACTATATGGTGCGTGCGGCGGAGGCGGAAAACCTGCCGCTGGTCGAGCCCGTGTATCCCCTGACTGCCGGACTTTCGGCACGCATCCTCAGAAAATCGATCGAGGCGGCCCTGCCGCGCCTGCCGGATTTCCCGGAATGGATCGATGAAGCTCTGATGCTGAAGCAGGGTTTCGCAAGTGCCCGCGACTGTTTCCTGGCGCTTCACGAGCCCCGCGACGAGATGGACATCGATTCCCAGGCCCCCTCCCGCCGGCGGCTCGCCTATGACGAATTCCTGGCCGGCCAGCTTTCGCTGTCGCTTGTGCGGCAGCGGTTGCGGAAAGTGGCAGGTATCCCCGTCCATGCGACGGGCAGGTTAAGCGGACCTGTACTCGACGGTTTGCCCTTCTCCCTGACGCAGAGCCAGACGACAGCCATTGCAGATGTCCTCAAGGACATGGCCGGAGAGGAGCGCATGCTCCGCCTGCTGCAGGGTGACGTCGGCTCCGGCAAGACAGCCGTGGCCCTGATGACGATGCTGGCAGCCGTCGAGGCGGGCGGTCAGGCGGTCTTGATGGCGCCCACCGAAATCCTAGCGCGCCAGCACTTCGCGACGCTGTCCAGGATGGCGGCTCCCGCCGGCGTGACCATCGACGTCCTGACCGGGCGCACCAAGGGGCGTGAGCGGGAAGCCATTCTGGAGCGCATCGCCTCGGGCGAGACGCGGATCGTCATCGGCACCCATGCCTTGTTCCAGGACACGGTGATGTACAGCAACCTGCTTCTGGCCGTGGTTGACGAGCAGCATCGCTTCGGCGTCCATCAACGCCTGCGGCTGACCGCGAAGGGGATCTCGCCGCACATGCTCGTCATGACGGCGACGCCGATCCCGCGAACGCTGGTTCTGGCAGCCTTCGGCGACATGGATGTGTCCAAACTCACTGAAAAGCCGGCGGGCCGCAAGCCGATCCAGACGGTGACCGTCCCCACGGAACGAACCGGTGACATTGTCGAGCGACTGCACGGAGCGCTTGCCGAGGGCAAGAAGGCCTACTGGATCTGTCCGCTGGTCGAGGAATCCGAATCCTCCGATCTGATGTCCGCCGACGAACGGTACCAGACGCTGAAGAGCAGGCTCGGCGACCGGGTTGGACTGGTGCACGGACGGATGAACGGCGCGGAAAAAGATGCCGTGATGCTGGCCTTCAAGGCCGGCGACATCCGCCTTCTCGTGGCGACAACCGTCGTCGAGGTCGGCGTTGACGTGCCCGACGCGACGATCATGGTGATTGAGCATGCCGAGCGCTTCGGCCTTGCCCAGCTTCACCAGTTGAGAGGACGTGTCGGGCGCGGCGAGGAAGCCTCTACCTGCATCCTGCTCTACAAGGGGCCGCTCAGCGAAAACGGCCGGGCCCGGCTGTCGATCCTGCGGGAAACCGAGGACGGCTTTCTGATCGCCGAGGAGGATCTGAAACTGCGCGGCGAAGGCGAACTTCTCGGCACGCGCCAGTCCGGCACTCCCGGTTTCCGGATTGCCAGCCTGGAGGCTCATGCGGACCTTTTGGAAATTGCCCGCAAGGATGCGGCCTATATCATCGAACGGGATCCGGAGCTGACATCGGAACGGGGCACTGCACTGCGCACCTTGCTCTATCTTTACCGCCGGGACGAAGCGATCCGCTTTCTCAGGGCCGGCTGA
- a CDS encoding DUF502 domain-containing protein, translated as MTDKPARGFLATRLRNYFLTGLIICAPLAITAWITWSFILWADSWVKPYLPFRYNPDNFLPYPVPGFGLLTALLLITLVGFFAANLIGRSIVGFGESLLVRTPLVRPIYKGLKQIFQTVLQDQSNSFKKAGLIEYPSAGLWALVFIATDAKGEIAVKFQDRGLDMVAVFLPPTPVPTAGFLIFVPREKIVPLDMSSEDAAKLLLSGGLVAPDYFSGALPVPTDTITTTAKRGKMFSRP; from the coding sequence ATGACGGACAAGCCTGCACGGGGATTTCTGGCGACGCGGTTGCGGAACTACTTCCTCACCGGCCTGATTATCTGCGCACCGCTGGCGATCACCGCATGGATCACATGGTCTTTCATTCTCTGGGCCGATAGCTGGGTGAAACCCTATCTGCCCTTTCGCTACAATCCCGATAATTTCCTTCCCTATCCCGTGCCCGGCTTCGGCCTGCTCACCGCTCTGCTGTTGATCACGCTTGTCGGCTTTTTCGCCGCCAACCTTATCGGCCGGAGCATTGTCGGCTTCGGCGAATCGCTGTTGGTCCGTACGCCCCTTGTTCGTCCTATTTACAAGGGCTTGAAGCAGATTTTTCAAACCGTGCTTCAGGATCAGTCCAACTCCTTCAAGAAAGCCGGGCTGATTGAATATCCCAGCGCCGGCCTTTGGGCTCTGGTCTTCATCGCGACAGATGCCAAGGGCGAAATTGCTGTCAAATTTCAGGACCGGGGGCTGGATATGGTGGCGGTTTTCCTGCCGCCCACGCCGGTGCCGACAGCAGGGTTTCTCATCTTCGTACCGCGGGAAAAAATCGTTCCGCTGGATATGAGTTCCGAGGACGCCGCCAAACTGCTCCTCTCCGGCGGCCTCGTCGCACCCGACTATTTTTCCGGCGCGCTGCCTGTACCGACAGACACCATCACGACCACTGCAAAGCGTGGAAAAATGTTCAGCCGGCCCTGA
- a CDS encoding GNAT family N-acetyltransferase — protein MNVRPETPADADAIRRVTMEAFRDHPHSDQTEHLIMDRLRDSGGLSLSLIAEAAGAVVGHVAFSPVLISDGTKDWFGLGPLSVLPSHQRQGFGRMLVEAGLRDLSRQGAAGCVVMGDPNYYGKFGFKSDPRLVLADCAPQYFLAQPLSFNHASGMVTYHAAFYGGADG, from the coding sequence GTGAACGTCCGGCCGGAGACGCCGGCGGATGCCGACGCCATTCGCCGGGTCACGATGGAGGCGTTCCGGGATCATCCGCATAGCGACCAGACCGAACACCTGATCATGGACCGGCTGCGCGACAGCGGCGGACTCAGCCTCTCGCTTATCGCGGAGGCCGCTGGGGCCGTGGTTGGCCATGTGGCGTTTTCGCCTGTGCTGATATCGGACGGGACAAAAGATTGGTTCGGGCTCGGACCTTTGTCCGTCCTGCCCTCACATCAGCGCCAAGGTTTTGGCCGGATGCTGGTCGAGGCCGGATTGCGGGACTTAAGCAGGCAGGGCGCGGCAGGGTGCGTCGTGATGGGTGATCCCAATTATTACGGAAAGTTCGGTTTCAAAAGCGACCCACGGCTGGTGCTTGCCGATTGTGCGCCGCAATATTTTCTGGCGCAGCCCTTGTCCTTCAATCATGCCTCCGGCATGGTGACGTATCACGCGGCTTTCTACGGCGGCGCAGACGGGTGA
- the glmS gene encoding glutamine--fructose-6-phosphate transaminase (isomerizing) — translation MCGIVGIVGRQPVSERLVDALKRLEYRGYDSAGVATIHDGVLDRRRAEGKLVNLETKLRGEPLAGETGIAHTRWATHGAPTENNAHPHFTDGVAVVHNGIIENFSELKDDLIAGGARFATQTDTEVVAQLLAKLVRSGLGHRDAMQAMLGRVTGAYALAVIFDDAPNMIMAARSGPPLAVGFGKGEMYLGSDAIALSPFTNEITYLIDGDWAVLTPDGVEILDHKGKAVERPRQVSVAAAYMVDKGNHRHFMEKEIYEQPEVISHALGHYVDFIENKVTAQSSAIDFAKVPSLAISACGTAYLAGLIGKYWFERYARLPVEIDVASEFRYREIPLSSQSAALFISQSGETADTLACLRYCKDAGLKIGAVVNVKESTIARESDAVFPILAGPEIGVASTKAFTCQLSVLAALAIGAGRARGTVSEDEEKELVRHLVEMPRIMSKVLNSIQPAMESLARELSKCKDVLYLGRGTSYPLAMEGALKLKEISYIHAEGYAAGELKHGPIALIDENMPVIVIAPHDRFFEKTVSNMQEVAARGGRIIFITDEKGAAASKLETMTTIVLPNVAEIIAPMIFSLPIQLLAYHTAVFMGTDVDQPRNLAKSVTVE, via the coding sequence ATGTGCGGTATTGTCGGCATCGTTGGACGTCAGCCGGTCTCGGAGCGCCTCGTCGATGCGCTGAAGCGTCTGGAATATCGCGGTTACGATTCCGCTGGTGTAGCAACGATCCATGACGGTGTTCTCGACCGCCGCCGCGCCGAGGGAAAGCTGGTCAATCTCGAAACGAAGCTGCGCGGCGAACCGCTCGCCGGCGAGACCGGGATCGCCCATACCCGCTGGGCGACGCATGGCGCGCCGACCGAAAACAATGCCCATCCGCATTTTACCGACGGCGTCGCGGTCGTCCACAACGGGATCATAGAGAATTTCTCGGAACTGAAAGACGACCTCATTGCTGGCGGCGCCCGCTTCGCCACGCAGACGGACACCGAGGTAGTCGCACAGTTGCTGGCCAAGCTGGTCCGGAGCGGGCTCGGCCACCGGGACGCCATGCAGGCGATGCTCGGCCGTGTGACCGGCGCCTATGCGCTTGCCGTGATCTTCGACGACGCGCCGAACATGATCATGGCAGCCCGCAGTGGACCGCCGCTGGCGGTCGGCTTCGGTAAAGGCGAGATGTATCTCGGCTCGGACGCCATTGCCCTGTCGCCCTTCACCAACGAGATCACCTATCTGATCGATGGCGACTGGGCGGTGCTGACGCCGGACGGGGTCGAGATTCTCGATCATAAAGGCAAGGCGGTGGAACGCCCCCGGCAAGTGTCGGTCGCGGCTGCCTACATGGTCGACAAGGGCAATCACCGCCACTTCATGGAAAAGGAAATCTACGAGCAGCCGGAGGTGATTTCCCATGCACTCGGCCATTATGTGGATTTTATCGAAAACAAAGTGACCGCGCAGTCCTCTGCGATCGATTTCGCCAAAGTGCCGAGCCTTGCGATCTCCGCCTGCGGAACTGCGTATCTGGCGGGCCTCATCGGCAAATACTGGTTCGAGCGCTATGCCCGCCTGCCGGTGGAAATCGATGTGGCGTCGGAATTCCGATACCGCGAAATTCCGCTGTCTTCGCAGTCGGCGGCGTTGTTCATCTCCCAGTCCGGCGAGACGGCCGACACACTGGCGTGCCTGCGGTATTGCAAGGACGCGGGCCTTAAGATCGGCGCCGTGGTCAATGTGAAGGAGTCCACCATTGCCCGGGAATCGGATGCGGTCTTTCCGATTCTCGCAGGCCCCGAGATAGGGGTCGCCTCGACCAAGGCCTTCACCTGTCAATTGTCTGTCCTTGCGGCGCTTGCGATCGGCGCCGGCCGCGCCCGTGGAACCGTGTCGGAAGACGAGGAAAAGGAACTGGTTCGCCATCTCGTGGAAATGCCGCGCATCATGAGCAAGGTGCTGAACAGCATCCAGCCGGCAATGGAGAGCCTGGCGCGCGAGCTGTCGAAGTGCAAGGATGTGCTCTATCTCGGCCGCGGCACGAGCTATCCACTCGCCATGGAAGGCGCGCTGAAGCTGAAGGAAATCTCCTACATTCACGCAGAAGGCTATGCCGCGGGCGAATTGAAGCATGGGCCTATCGCATTGATTGACGAAAACATGCCGGTAATCGTGATCGCGCCGCATGACCGCTTTTTTGAAAAGACCGTCTCGAACATGCAGGAAGTCGCAGCCCGCGGCGGCCGCATCATCTTCATTACCGATGAGAAGGGTGCGGCGGCCTCGAAACTCGAGACGATGACCACGATCGTGCTGCCGAATGTCGCGGAGATCATCGCGCCAATGATATTCTCGCTGCCGATCCAATTGCTTGCCTATCACACCGCCGTCTTCATGGGCACGGATGTCGACCAACCGCGCAACCTGGCGAAGTCGGTGACCGTGGAGTGA
- the glmU gene encoding bifunctional UDP-N-acetylglucosamine diphosphorylase/glucosamine-1-phosphate N-acetyltransferase GlmU: MTRSCLAIILAAGESTRMKSSMSKVLHPVAGRPMIAHVVSSLADAGISSVALVVGRDAEKVAEAAGGSAEISTFVQTERLGTGHAVLAAREAIAGGYDDILVVFGDTPLITAAPLLAARQALAEGQDVVVIGFQTPEPTGYGRLIVENGELLAIREEKDATPEERRITYCNGGLMAINGARALEFLGHIGNANAKGEYYLTDIVEVVRAKGGKAVAVEAPAAELMGCNNRAELALIEAEWQKRRRHELMVSGVSMIAPETVFLAFDTQIAQDVTIEPNVVFGPGVSIESGAVIHAFSHIEGARIATDATVGPFARLRPGANLGEGSKVGNFCEVKKAEIGAGAKVNHLTYIGDAFVGENTNIGAGTITCNYDGVNKHVTHIGANAFIGSNSSLVAPVSIGDGALVASGSVITEEVPADAVAFGRARQDVKPGRAKLLRERYQAEKAARKTDR; this comes from the coding sequence ATGACACGAAGCTGTCTGGCGATCATTCTGGCCGCGGGAGAAAGCACGAGGATGAAATCCTCGATGTCGAAGGTGCTTCACCCCGTTGCCGGCCGGCCGATGATCGCGCATGTGGTTTCTTCCCTTGCCGATGCCGGAATTTCATCGGTCGCGCTCGTTGTCGGCCGCGATGCCGAAAAAGTTGCGGAAGCGGCAGGCGGCAGCGCTGAGATCTCCACCTTCGTGCAGACCGAGCGGCTTGGAACCGGTCACGCCGTGCTTGCGGCAAGAGAGGCGATCGCAGGGGGCTATGACGATATCCTCGTCGTTTTCGGCGATACACCGCTGATTACGGCGGCGCCTTTGCTTGCTGCGCGGCAGGCGCTTGCCGAAGGGCAAGACGTCGTCGTCATCGGCTTCCAAACCCCGGAGCCGACCGGTTACGGGCGCCTGATCGTCGAAAACGGGGAACTGCTGGCGATCCGCGAGGAGAAGGACGCAACGCCAGAGGAGCGGCGCATTACCTATTGCAATGGCGGGCTGATGGCGATCAATGGCGCGAGGGCGCTTGAGTTCTTAGGTCATATCGGAAATGCGAACGCCAAGGGCGAATATTACCTGACCGATATTGTCGAGGTTGTGAGGGCCAAAGGTGGAAAAGCCGTCGCCGTCGAAGCGCCTGCCGCCGAACTGATGGGGTGCAACAACCGTGCCGAACTCGCACTGATCGAGGCCGAATGGCAGAAGCGCCGTCGTCATGAGCTGATGGTCTCGGGCGTATCGATGATTGCCCCGGAAACGGTGTTTCTGGCTTTCGATACACAGATTGCGCAGGATGTGACGATCGAGCCGAACGTGGTCTTCGGACCGGGCGTTTCCATCGAGAGCGGCGCCGTCATCCACGCCTTCTCGCATATCGAGGGCGCGCGGATTGCGACTGACGCGACGGTCGGTCCGTTTGCGCGGCTGCGGCCGGGCGCCAATCTGGGCGAGGGGTCCAAGGTCGGCAATTTCTGCGAGGTCAAAAAAGCTGAAATCGGCGCCGGCGCCAAGGTCAATCATCTCACCTATATCGGCGATGCCTTCGTCGGTGAGAACACCAATATCGGCGCGGGCACGATCACTTGCAACTATGACGGGGTCAACAAGCACGTCACCCATATCGGGGCGAACGCCTTCATCGGGTCCAATTCTTCGCTGGTGGCGCCCGTGTCGATCGGCGACGGCGCACTGGTCGCCTCCGGCAGCGTGATTACCGAGGAGGTTCCGGCCGATGCCGTGGCCTTCGGCCGCGCCCGTCAGGACGTCAAGCCCGGGCGCGCCAAACTGCTTCGGGAACGATATCAAGCTGAAAAAGCGGCAAGAAAGACAGACCGTTAG